A window of Actinopolymorpha sp. NPDC004070 contains these coding sequences:
- a CDS encoding glycoside hydrolase family 172 protein: MSGNSGLVSGLGDLAHLSGAVTRSISAENPTGEKGRGGAATEGTGARAARDLGLGWKVSPSIRIGAGETATLADIDGPGAIQHIWLTTHVSNWRRLLLRFYWDDDTRPAVEVPVGDFFGQGWGKFAQLSSMPVAVNPNGGFNSYWTMPFLRNARVSLENLADEDVIVYYQVDYTLTEVGAQGDDGGGVAYFHSQWRRSNPLASKDVHTILDGVTGAGHYVGTYLAWGVNSVGWWGEGELKFFLDGDEEFPTICGTGTEDYFGGAWNFDVPGQGYTAFSTPFLGLHQIIAPDGLYQSQQRFGMYRWHVLDPIRFASDLKVTVQALGWRSGGRYLPLQDDIASTAFWYSGETSHTGPATPDLDALEIL, encoded by the coding sequence GTGAGCGGTAATTCGGGTCTCGTGAGTGGCCTCGGCGATCTGGCGCACCTGTCCGGTGCGGTCACCCGGTCGATCAGCGCGGAGAACCCCACCGGAGAGAAGGGGCGTGGCGGCGCGGCGACCGAAGGTACGGGTGCCAGGGCGGCCCGCGACCTCGGCCTGGGCTGGAAGGTCTCGCCCTCGATCCGGATCGGGGCGGGGGAGACGGCGACTCTCGCCGACATCGACGGGCCCGGTGCGATCCAGCACATCTGGCTCACCACGCACGTGTCGAACTGGCGCCGGCTGCTGCTGCGCTTCTACTGGGACGACGACACCCGCCCGGCCGTCGAGGTGCCGGTGGGTGACTTCTTCGGCCAGGGCTGGGGGAAGTTCGCCCAGCTGAGCTCGATGCCGGTGGCGGTCAACCCCAACGGCGGCTTCAACTCGTACTGGACGATGCCGTTCCTGCGCAACGCGCGGGTCAGCCTGGAGAACCTCGCCGACGAGGACGTGATCGTCTACTACCAGGTGGACTACACGCTCACCGAGGTCGGCGCCCAGGGCGACGATGGCGGCGGAGTCGCGTACTTCCACTCGCAGTGGCGGCGGAGCAACCCGCTTGCCAGCAAGGACGTGCACACCATCCTGGACGGCGTGACGGGTGCCGGCCACTACGTCGGCACCTACCTCGCCTGGGGCGTCAACAGCGTCGGCTGGTGGGGCGAGGGTGAGCTGAAGTTCTTCCTGGACGGGGACGAGGAGTTCCCGACGATCTGTGGCACCGGCACCGAGGACTACTTCGGCGGGGCGTGGAACTTCGACGTCCCCGGGCAGGGTTACACGGCGTTCTCGACTCCGTTCCTCGGCCTGCACCAGATCATCGCGCCGGACGGGTTGTACCAGAGCCAGCAGCGGTTCGGGATGTACCGCTGGCACGTCCTCGACCCGATCCGCTTCGCCTCCGACCTGAAGGTGACGGTGCAGGCACTGGGCTGGCGTTCGGGCGGGCGGTACCTCCCGCTGCAGGACGACATCGCCTCGACCGCGTTCTGGTACTCCGGGGAAACCTCGCACACCGGCCCCGCGACCCCAGACCTGGACGCCCTCGAAATCCTCTGA
- a CDS encoding YceI family protein: MPTQSEDRSVLTADLRTPDGWPVPHGVVTVTDLRGQQVARAEADGQGAVVTGPLAAGTYTAIVTAPGHTPAARTVVVGGSGATLGVVTLPRTGGMPLPAEGPWVIDPDHSNIEATARHLGFSSVKGRFTRFAGRIYVARPIEESEVRALISADSIETGNKMRDDHLRTADFLDVARHPTIEFRSGRLSATGENRWTMDGTLTINAIARPVSLDLRYLGAGPDTFGGVRAGFWATTDLKRDDFAISYNQLVRAGVAAVGATIRVELNIQAVQGEELPSL, translated from the coding sequence ATGCCAACCCAATCGGAGGACCGCTCCGTGCTCACCGCCGACCTGCGTACGCCCGACGGCTGGCCGGTGCCCCACGGCGTCGTCACGGTGACCGACCTGCGAGGCCAACAGGTGGCCCGGGCCGAGGCGGACGGCCAGGGTGCCGTCGTCACCGGGCCGCTGGCGGCCGGCACCTACACCGCCATCGTCACCGCGCCCGGGCACACCCCGGCCGCACGGACCGTCGTCGTCGGCGGCAGCGGCGCCACGCTCGGTGTGGTGACGCTGCCGCGGACCGGCGGCATGCCGCTGCCGGCGGAGGGGCCGTGGGTGATCGACCCGGACCACTCCAACATCGAGGCGACCGCCCGGCACCTGGGCTTCTCCAGCGTGAAGGGGCGGTTCACCCGGTTCGCCGGCCGGATCTACGTCGCCCGGCCGATCGAGGAGTCCGAGGTCCGCGCCCTGATCTCCGCCGACAGCATCGAGACCGGCAACAAGATGCGCGACGACCACCTGCGTACGGCCGACTTCCTGGACGTCGCGCGCCATCCCACGATCGAGTTCCGCAGCGGGCGGCTGTCCGCGACCGGCGAGAACCGCTGGACGATGGACGGCACGCTCACCATCAACGCGATCGCCCGGCCGGTGAGCCTGGACCTGCGCTACCTCGGTGCCGGACCGGACACCTTCGGCGGGGTGCGCGCCGGCTTCTGGGCCACGACCGACCTGAAGCGGGACGACTTCGCGATCAGCTACAACCAGCTGGTGCGGGCCGGCGTCGCCGCGGTCGGCGCGACGATCCGGGTGGAGCTGAACATCCAGGCCGTGCAGGGCGAGGAACTCCCCTCCCTCTGA